In one Deltaproteobacteria bacterium genomic region, the following are encoded:
- the ssb gene encoding single-stranded DNA-binding protein yields MVRFNKVIVGGNLVRDPEIRFLPSGLSVTNFTVAVNRSYRQENEQKEEVSYFDVVVFGKQGESCAEYLSKGRAVLVEGRLRQRRWESEEGQRRSKIEIVAQQVQFLGPAREGSKVGQKRPDTDIEAADEDIPF; encoded by the coding sequence ATGGTCAGATTTAACAAGGTGATTGTAGGGGGTAACCTGGTGAGAGACCCGGAAATTCGGTTTCTGCCATCAGGGCTGTCGGTGACGAATTTTACCGTTGCCGTCAATCGCTCGTACCGTCAGGAGAATGAGCAGAAAGAGGAGGTATCCTATTTCGACGTTGTAGTGTTCGGGAAGCAGGGCGAGAGTTGCGCCGAATACCTTTCGAAGGGAAGGGCAGTTCTCGTGGAAGGAAGGCTCAGGCAGAGAAGGTGGGAATCGGAAGAAGGACAGAGGCGAAGCAAAATTGAGATAGTAGCACAGCAGGTCCAGTTCCTGGGACCCGCCAGGGAAGGGAGCAAGGTCGGGCAGAAGAGACCGGACACGGATATCGAGGCGGCAGACGAGGATATCCCCTTTTAG
- the rpsF gene encoding 30S ribosomal protein S6 has product MNRYETGLIFDLDMEEEERSLFVERLEKIIGDFSGEVFDREDWGVRRLAYRILKKSSGHYLFLRYNGERGVVEELERVMGLNERILRYLTTRFEKDIKGKYPIPPSIDEFLDRDITELQTLRAQWRRGAAAPSGADQKGEEKEDRVKKTEEKEVQVKKAEEEEAQVKKAEEEEAQVKKAEEEEAQVKKAEEEDAQVKKAEEEEAQVKKVEEEEAQREVKPRAADEPEAKRGEENGNDEE; this is encoded by the coding sequence ATGAACAGGTACGAAACGGGGCTCATTTTCGATCTAGACATGGAGGAGGAAGAGAGAAGCCTCTTTGTCGAGCGCCTGGAAAAAATCATTGGAGATTTTTCAGGCGAGGTTTTCGACAGGGAAGACTGGGGTGTCCGAAGGCTTGCCTACAGAATACTCAAGAAAAGCAGCGGTCATTATCTCTTTCTCCGGTACAACGGTGAGAGGGGGGTCGTTGAGGAACTCGAGAGGGTTATGGGTTTGAACGAGAGGATCCTGAGATATCTCACGACCAGGTTCGAAAAAGACATCAAGGGCAAATACCCCATACCCCCCTCTATCGATGAGTTTCTCGACAGGGACATTACCGAACTCCAGACTCTCAGGGCTCAGTGGAGGAGGGGCGCCGCTGCTCCGTCCGGCGCTGACCAAAAAGGGGAGGAAAAAGAAGACCGGGTAAAGAAGACAGAGGAAAAAGAAGTCCAGGTAAAAAAGGCGGAGGAAGAAGAGGCACAGGTGAAAAAGGCGGAGGAAGAAGAGGCACAGGTGAAAAAGGCGGAAGAAGAAGAGGCACAGGTGAAAAAGGCAGAGGAAGAGGATGCACAGGTAAAAAAGGCGGAGGAAGAAGAGGCACAGGTGAAAAAGGTGGAAGAAGAAGAGGCACAAAGGGAGGTCAAGCCCCGGGCGGCTGATGAGCCGGAAGCAAAGAGGGGTGAGGAAAATGGTAACGACGAGGAATAA
- a CDS encoding aminoacyl-tRNA hydrolase: MRYRVRILKRIKGFRKEEYSLFIFGLGNPEKKYGKSLHNAGFMVLDLMAEEEGISFSRMVGNTLCASLEVEPAGKVFIGKPQTFMNLSGEAVRYFYRRHRFAADRLILLHDDMDIEPGRIKIKTGGGSGGHRGVESVIRAIGNADFTRVKVGVGRPPAGVDPTDYLLSPPLYEEEEDFYGGVAHAYDAIMMSLKKGVERAAGYYNSSIPYEKN; encoded by the coding sequence ATGAGGTATCGGGTGAGGATACTGAAAAGGATTAAAGGTTTCAGGAAAGAGGAATACTCCCTTTTCATATTTGGCCTGGGGAATCCGGAAAAAAAATACGGGAAATCCCTTCACAATGCCGGCTTCATGGTTCTTGACCTCATGGCAGAGGAAGAAGGCATTTCCTTTTCAAGAATGGTGGGAAACACATTGTGCGCTTCGCTTGAGGTGGAACCGGCGGGAAAGGTTTTTATCGGCAAACCGCAGACCTTTATGAATCTGAGCGGAGAGGCGGTCAGGTATTTTTACCGCCGTCACCGTTTCGCCGCTGACCGTTTGATCTTGCTCCATGATGACATGGATATCGAGCCGGGCAGGATCAAGATAAAAACAGGAGGGGGATCGGGGGGACACAGAGGCGTGGAGTCGGTGATTCGTGCCATCGGAAACGCCGATTTTACGAGGGTTAAAGTCGGTGTCGGCAGGCCTCCGGCGGGTGTCGATCCCACAGACTACCTTCTCTCCCCTCCTCTGTACGAGGAGGAGGAAGATTTTTATGGTGGGGTCGCCCATGCATACGATGCTATAATGATGTCTTTAAAAAAGGGTGTAGAAAGGGCAGCTGGTTACTATAATTCGTCCATACCGTACGAGAAGAACTGA
- a CDS encoding 50S ribosomal protein L25: protein MAVYELNAEMRKESGKGVARRLRSIDKVPAVIYGLGRPSRHLTVEKKDVEKYLRDVSGTTLLLLRVDGGKEEAYAIVKDYQVDPTRDTVIHIDFLEVDLAKKTVVEVSLSFSGKPKGVEMGGTLEILKRDIEVECLPSKIPDTIEVDVSSLDIGDVLHLEEISLPEDVVSMEDVKLPVASVKMIEEEVEEVPEEEVEEEVAAEAEAPDEVSGEDTEKD, encoded by the coding sequence ATGGCTGTTTACGAGTTGAATGCAGAAATGAGGAAGGAGTCGGGCAAGGGAGTCGCGAGAAGGTTGCGCTCCATCGATAAGGTACCGGCGGTTATATACGGGCTCGGCAGACCCTCCCGACACCTGACGGTTGAAAAAAAAGATGTGGAAAAGTATCTCAGGGATGTCAGCGGAACCACCCTGCTCCTGTTGCGGGTAGATGGGGGGAAGGAAGAGGCCTACGCGATTGTCAAGGATTACCAGGTTGATCCGACAAGAGATACGGTTATCCACATCGATTTCCTGGAAGTGGACCTTGCCAAAAAGACAGTTGTCGAGGTCTCACTGTCCTTTTCGGGAAAACCCAAGGGAGTGGAGATGGGTGGCACACTGGAAATATTGAAAAGAGATATCGAGGTCGAGTGCCTTCCTTCAAAGATTCCCGATACGATAGAGGTCGATGTCTCTTCCCTCGATATTGGTGATGTCCTCCACCTGGAAGAAATTTCCCTTCCCGAGGATGTGGTTTCCATGGAGGATGTAAAGCTCCCTGTGGCTTCGGTGAAGATGATCGAGGAGGAGGTCGAAGAGGTTCCCGAGGAAGAGGTCGAAGAGGAGGTGGCGGCAGAAGCGGAAGCACCTGATGAGGTATCGGGTGAGGATACTGAAAAGGATTAA
- the prs gene encoding ribose-phosphate diphosphokinase: MNNLKVFSGNANRDLAKRICDYLGIGLGEAAVKRFSDGELNVDIGENVRGMDVFLIQPTCPPVNENLMEILVMTDALKRASANRINAVIPYYGYARQDRKVAPRTSITAKLVADLLSAAGISRLLTMDLHAGQIQGFFNIPVDHLYASPVILAYLREAYQNEIVVVSPDAGGVERARAFAKRLDATLAIIDKRRVGPNVAELTKIIGDVRGKIAVILDDMIDTAGTVCQAVDALLNDGARMVCACATHPVLSGPAIERITASALQEVLVTDTIPLKRDAAQCGKIKVLSVADLLGEAIKRIHFNESVSYLFV; this comes from the coding sequence ATGAACAATCTTAAAGTGTTTTCAGGAAATGCCAACAGGGATCTTGCAAAGCGTATTTGCGACTATCTCGGCATCGGTCTCGGCGAGGCGGCGGTAAAGCGATTCAGCGACGGAGAGCTAAACGTGGATATCGGGGAGAACGTTCGCGGTATGGATGTATTCCTCATTCAGCCGACCTGTCCACCCGTCAACGAGAACCTCATGGAGATACTTGTCATGACCGATGCCCTGAAGAGGGCTTCTGCAAACCGGATAAATGCCGTCATACCCTATTACGGGTACGCCCGGCAGGATAGGAAAGTTGCCCCGAGAACGTCCATCACGGCGAAACTCGTGGCTGACCTTCTTTCGGCAGCAGGAATTTCCCGGCTTCTTACGATGGATCTCCACGCAGGCCAGATACAGGGTTTTTTCAATATACCTGTCGATCACCTGTATGCGTCACCGGTGATCCTTGCCTATTTACGGGAGGCCTATCAAAATGAAATCGTTGTCGTTTCCCCTGATGCTGGGGGGGTCGAGAGGGCACGAGCGTTTGCAAAGAGGCTCGATGCCACGCTGGCCATTATTGATAAGCGCAGGGTCGGCCCGAATGTGGCCGAGCTCACGAAGATCATCGGTGACGTGAGAGGAAAGATTGCCGTGATACTCGACGACATGATCGATACGGCGGGAACCGTCTGTCAGGCCGTCGATGCCCTCCTCAACGATGGCGCAAGGATGGTGTGCGCCTGTGCCACGCACCCGGTTTTATCCGGGCCCGCGATAGAGAGGATTACGGCTTCAGCATTGCAGGAAGTTTTGGTTACCGATACTATTCCCCTCAAACGCGATGCCGCCCAGTGCGGGAAGATAAAGGTCCTGTCGGTGGCGGATCTTCTTGGAGAAGCTATCAAGAGGATACATTTCAACGAATCGGTGAGTTATCTCTTTGTTTAG
- the spoVG gene encoding septation regulator SpoVG: MDITEVKVFPVQNDERLKAYATIIFDDCFIVRDLKIIKGNEGLFVAMPSKKRKDGTYRDTAHPLNNETRSMIEKAVLTEYESELKNLDEQPTM, encoded by the coding sequence ATGGACATTACCGAGGTGAAAGTGTTTCCCGTGCAGAATGATGAGAGGTTGAAAGCGTACGCCACGATTATTTTCGATGACTGTTTTATCGTCAGGGACCTGAAAATAATCAAAGGAAACGAGGGGCTTTTCGTTGCCATGCCGAGCAAAAAGAGAAAAGATGGGACCTACAGGGACACTGCCCATCCCTTGAACAACGAAACGCGCTCCATGATTGAAAAGGCGGTGCTCACTGAATATGAGAGTGAGTTGAAAAACCTTGACGAGCAGCCGACGATGTGA
- the ispE gene encoding 4-(cytidine 5'-diphospho)-2-C-methyl-D-erythritol kinase translates to MNKFKRVNILAPAKINLYLYVLHRRSDGYHEIVSLMVPVSLFDLISISQKQRGIEVSCDGNFKVPEGEENIAFRAADLFFQHYSLSGGVKIEIDKNIPVSSGLGGGSSDAAAVLKGLSLLFLGEMRAGDLMGLAPEIGSDVPFFIFPGPSVVAGRGEKVKKIRFGKRFHVLIVKPDVSVSTKAAYRMLDRGGEPVVFDCPQPDMINSLGDLEGFLRNDFEDVIFQRYPELGVVKERLLALGAGAALLSGSGSSVFGLYERKEDGERAQKDFDGNEGFFSKLVSNF, encoded by the coding sequence GTGAATAAATTTAAGAGAGTAAACATCCTCGCTCCGGCAAAAATCAATCTTTATCTTTACGTATTGCATAGGAGAAGCGATGGTTACCATGAGATTGTGAGTCTCATGGTGCCGGTTTCCCTGTTCGATCTGATTTCAATTTCCCAAAAACAGAGGGGCATCGAAGTTTCATGCGATGGCAACTTCAAAGTTCCTGAGGGAGAGGAAAATATAGCCTTCAGGGCCGCCGATCTGTTTTTTCAGCACTATTCCCTGTCCGGGGGGGTGAAGATAGAAATCGACAAGAATATTCCCGTTTCTTCCGGGCTCGGAGGCGGAAGCAGTGATGCGGCCGCTGTCTTGAAAGGGTTGTCCCTGCTTTTCCTTGGCGAGATGAGAGCAGGGGACCTCATGGGTCTTGCTCCGGAGATAGGTTCCGATGTGCCCTTTTTTATCTTTCCCGGTCCCTCAGTAGTGGCGGGAAGGGGAGAAAAGGTGAAAAAAATTCGGTTCGGAAAAAGGTTTCATGTTCTCATTGTGAAGCCCGATGTGTCAGTGAGCACAAAAGCCGCCTACAGGATGCTTGATAGGGGTGGTGAACCGGTTGTTTTTGACTGCCCGCAGCCCGACATGATAAACTCTCTCGGCGATCTTGAGGGTTTTTTGCGCAATGATTTTGAGGATGTGATATTTCAGCGGTATCCTGAGTTAGGGGTGGTAAAGGAAAGACTGCTCGCTCTGGGAGCAGGAGCTGCCCTTTTGAGCGGATCGGGTTCATCGGTGTTTGGACTATATGAAAGAAAGGAGGATGGGGAGAGGGCGCAGAAAGATTTCGACGGTAATGAAGGTTTTTTTTCCAAGCTGGTGAGCAACTTTTAG
- the clpB gene encoding ATP-dependent chaperone ClpB translates to MSMERFTIKTREAIEKARNLSDSRGHQFIDSAHLIHALLSEKESSARDIVKKIGISPERVVSEIDGALEKLPRVSGVTQKYITPEMEKLLDLSLREMEALNDEYISGEHVLLGAIHKESGSVAKILAGQGVSREAVLKALSEMRGSMRITDESPEDRYRPLEKYGKDLTDLARAGKLDPVIGRDEEIRRIVQVLSRRTKNNPVLIGEAGVGKTAIVEGLARRILAKDVPESLKEKRIIALDMGALVAGAKFRGEFEERLKAVIKEVVDSGGDIILFIDELHTVVGAGSAEGAIDASNMLKPPLARGELRCIGATTLDEYRKNIEKDPALERRFQPVMVTEPTVEGTIAILRGLKERYEVHHGVRFRDSALIAAAVLSHRYISDRFLPDKAVDLIDEAGSRLRIEIDSKPTEIDEIQRKIMQLEMEKKALSREDDAASREKLGRFETEIQKLRGEMEELTGQWQKEKGIISRVQEIKEKIESNKNEIEIAEREGDLERASRLNYGVLPELMRELGRVQEEIEGLSGERRFLKEEVTEDDIAEIVSTWTRIPVTRLLESESIKLLKMEEKLMERVVGQDKAVELVSNAVRRGRAGLKDPGRPIGSFVFLGPTGVGKTELARALAEFLFDEESAMVRIDMSEYMEKHSVARLIGAPPGYVGYEEGGQLTEAVRRRPYTVILFDEIEKAHSSVFDIFLQVLDDGRLTDNQGRTVDFKNTVIIMTSNVGSHIIQEWAEKDFDRGGELVLEELKRHFKPEFLNRIDETVLFRNLGKDDLVKIVDIQLKSVEALLKDRNISIHLTGGAKKFIVESGWDPVFGARPLKRAIQKHVLDVIAHRIISGEIPEGAVVSVDRGEEGLRFSIES, encoded by the coding sequence ATTAGCATGGAGAGGTTTACCATAAAAACACGGGAAGCCATAGAAAAGGCGAGAAACCTGTCAGATTCCCGGGGGCACCAGTTCATCGACAGTGCCCATCTGATCCACGCTTTGTTGTCCGAAAAAGAGAGCAGTGCGCGCGATATCGTGAAAAAAATCGGGATCTCCCCTGAGAGGGTCGTGTCAGAAATTGACGGGGCGCTCGAAAAACTTCCCAGGGTTTCAGGGGTTACACAGAAATACATCACCCCTGAAATGGAAAAACTGCTCGATCTTTCCTTACGGGAGATGGAAGCGCTCAATGACGAATATATTTCCGGCGAGCACGTTCTCCTGGGGGCAATCCATAAGGAGAGCGGATCCGTTGCAAAAATTCTTGCCGGCCAGGGGGTATCCAGGGAGGCGGTCCTGAAGGCCCTTTCGGAAATGAGGGGGAGCATGCGGATAACCGATGAATCTCCGGAGGACAGGTACAGGCCACTGGAAAAATACGGAAAGGATCTTACCGACCTTGCGAGGGCAGGAAAACTCGACCCCGTAATCGGGAGGGATGAGGAGATAAGAAGGATAGTCCAGGTGCTCTCGAGGAGGACGAAAAATAACCCCGTTCTCATCGGTGAGGCCGGTGTGGGAAAAACCGCTATCGTGGAGGGACTTGCAAGGAGGATTCTCGCAAAGGATGTGCCGGAGTCTCTGAAGGAGAAGAGAATCATAGCCCTTGACATGGGGGCCCTGGTTGCGGGGGCAAAGTTCAGAGGTGAGTTTGAGGAGAGACTAAAAGCGGTGATCAAGGAGGTCGTCGATTCCGGGGGGGATATCATCCTCTTCATAGACGAGCTGCACACGGTTGTTGGGGCAGGCAGTGCCGAAGGGGCCATCGATGCTTCAAACATGCTGAAGCCCCCCCTTGCACGGGGGGAACTGAGATGTATCGGAGCAACGACTCTCGATGAGTACAGGAAAAACATCGAGAAGGACCCGGCCCTCGAACGGAGATTTCAGCCCGTCATGGTGACGGAACCGACCGTCGAGGGCACCATTGCTATCCTCCGGGGTCTCAAGGAACGGTACGAGGTTCACCATGGGGTCAGGTTCAGGGACTCGGCCCTGATCGCTGCCGCCGTTCTATCCCATCGCTACATCTCCGACAGATTTCTCCCCGACAAGGCGGTCGATCTCATTGATGAGGCAGGGTCCAGGCTGAGAATAGAAATTGACAGCAAACCGACCGAAATAGATGAGATCCAGAGGAAGATCATGCAGCTCGAGATGGAGAAAAAGGCTCTGTCGCGAGAAGATGACGCCGCATCGCGGGAGAAACTGGGTCGATTTGAAACGGAGATCCAAAAGTTACGTGGCGAGATGGAAGAGCTCACCGGGCAATGGCAAAAAGAAAAGGGGATAATATCCCGTGTTCAGGAGATCAAAGAAAAGATCGAATCGAACAAGAACGAGATAGAAATAGCCGAGCGGGAGGGTGACCTCGAGCGGGCATCCAGGTTGAATTACGGAGTTTTGCCCGAGCTCATGCGGGAGCTGGGCCGGGTGCAGGAAGAGATCGAGGGGTTGTCCGGGGAAAGAAGATTTCTGAAGGAGGAGGTTACCGAGGATGACATTGCGGAAATCGTCTCGACGTGGACGAGGATACCCGTTACGAGGTTGCTGGAGTCGGAGTCCATCAAGCTCCTGAAAATGGAGGAAAAGCTCATGGAGCGGGTGGTCGGTCAGGATAAGGCGGTGGAACTTGTTTCAAACGCCGTGAGAAGGGGGCGTGCCGGCCTCAAGGACCCGGGCCGCCCGATAGGATCTTTTGTATTTCTCGGTCCCACGGGAGTCGGGAAGACGGAGCTTGCCAGGGCCCTGGCCGAATTTCTCTTCGATGAAGAGAGCGCGATGGTGAGGATCGACATGTCAGAGTATATGGAAAAACACTCGGTGGCCCGGCTGATAGGCGCTCCGCCCGGATACGTGGGCTACGAGGAGGGGGGACAGTTGACGGAAGCGGTGAGAAGAAGGCCCTACACGGTCATACTTTTCGACGAGATCGAAAAGGCCCACTCGAGCGTCTTCGATATATTCCTTCAGGTACTCGATGATGGGCGTCTTACCGACAACCAGGGCAGAACCGTGGATTTTAAAAACACTGTTATAATTATGACGTCAAACGTGGGAAGCCACATAATCCAGGAATGGGCGGAAAAGGATTTTGACCGGGGCGGAGAACTGGTTCTCGAAGAGTTGAAGAGACATTTCAAGCCGGAATTTCTCAACAGGATCGACGAGACGGTTCTATTCAGAAACCTTGGAAAGGATGACCTGGTCAAAATTGTCGATATTCAGCTCAAAAGTGTTGAGGCACTCCTGAAGGACAGGAATATATCGATACACCTTACGGGAGGTGCAAAGAAGTTCATCGTGGAGAGCGGATGGGATCCCGTGTTTGGGGCAAGACCCCTGAAAAGGGCTATCCAGAAACATGTGCTCGATGTCATCGCTCACAGGATCATCTCCGGCGAGATCCCCGAAGGTGCAGTCGTCAGCGTTGACCGGGGTGAAGAGGGATTGCGCTTTTCGATTGAGAGTTGA
- a CDS encoding Do family serine endopeptidase encodes MRKVRIGVLLLALVILVGLIIHGKDGKLLEKTDAAYIEKKPGEQKESNFNLPTNIPELVEGVKDSIVNISTTTIVKFRKPQFRSPFSRDPFEEFFEDFFGRMPREQKRRSLGSGFIVSGDGFILTNSHVVQRADEITVKLHDGKEFEAEIIGTDPKTDIALIRIRNGDTLPTVEMGDSDSLKVGEWVVAIGNPFGLDHTVTTGIVSAKGRVIGSGPYDDFIQTDASINPGNSGGPLFNLKGEVVGINTAIVQGGQGIGFAIPVNMAKTVFAQLKERGKVVRGWLGIYMQSITDDMAKSLNLESKDGVIITEVMKDSPAESAGLKEGDVLKEFNAKKIEDAQQLPAIVADTPPGTKVKVGIIRDGKEQTVEVKLGEMPEEVTMAKTDIIGDLGLTVQDITEEIAKHMEIEDMKGVIVTGVASGSPTDDAGIRERDIIRQVNRNRIGSLNEFREALKKGSADDSVLFLVERGERRMYVVVKKQ; translated from the coding sequence ATGAGGAAGGTAAGAATCGGTGTGCTCCTTCTGGCACTGGTGATTTTGGTTGGGCTGATTATTCACGGCAAAGATGGAAAATTGCTGGAAAAAACGGATGCTGCCTATATCGAGAAGAAGCCCGGCGAACAGAAAGAAAGCAACTTCAATCTTCCCACGAACATCCCGGAGCTCGTAGAGGGGGTGAAAGATTCCATCGTGAACATCAGCACCACGACCATCGTGAAGTTCAGAAAGCCGCAATTCAGAAGCCCTTTCTCCCGGGATCCCTTTGAGGAGTTTTTCGAGGATTTTTTCGGCAGGATGCCGAGGGAGCAGAAGAGGCGATCTCTCGGGTCGGGCTTTATCGTGTCGGGAGACGGGTTCATACTTACGAACAGTCACGTTGTACAGCGGGCTGACGAGATAACGGTGAAGCTGCACGACGGGAAGGAGTTCGAGGCGGAAATCATAGGGACCGATCCGAAGACGGATATAGCGCTTATACGGATAAGGAACGGAGATACCCTGCCAACGGTGGAGATGGGTGACTCGGATTCTCTGAAAGTGGGTGAGTGGGTCGTTGCGATAGGGAACCCCTTCGGCCTCGATCACACGGTAACGACGGGAATCGTGAGCGCGAAAGGAAGGGTAATCGGATCGGGACCCTACGATGACTTCATCCAGACCGACGCCTCCATCAACCCCGGAAACAGCGGAGGTCCCCTCTTCAACCTGAAGGGAGAAGTGGTGGGGATCAACACAGCCATCGTTCAGGGTGGGCAGGGGATCGGTTTCGCCATACCCGTCAACATGGCCAAGACCGTTTTCGCGCAGCTGAAGGAGCGGGGAAAGGTCGTTCGGGGGTGGCTCGGAATCTACATGCAGAGCATAACCGATGACATGGCGAAATCTCTCAACCTCGAGTCCAAGGACGGGGTGATCATCACGGAGGTGATGAAAGACTCACCAGCCGAGAGCGCCGGATTGAAAGAGGGAGATGTGCTGAAGGAATTCAACGCCAAGAAGATCGAGGATGCGCAGCAACTCCCTGCCATCGTTGCAGATACCCCACCTGGCACGAAGGTCAAGGTCGGGATAATAAGGGACGGTAAAGAGCAGACTGTGGAGGTAAAACTCGGAGAGATGCCCGAAGAGGTCACCATGGCAAAGACGGACATTATTGGGGACCTGGGACTGACCGTTCAGGACATCACCGAGGAAATAGCGAAGCACATGGAGATTGAGGACATGAAAGGGGTGATTGTCACCGGCGTGGCGTCGGGATCTCCCACCGATGATGCCGGTATTCGTGAGAGAGACATCATAAGGCAGGTGAACAGAAACCGCATCGGGAGTTTGAATGAGTTCAGGGAAGCCCTGAAAAAGGGTTCAGCTGATGACAGCGTTCTTTTTCTCGTCGAGAGAGGGGAAAGGAGAATGTACGTGGTTGTCAAAAAGCAATAG
- a CDS encoding DUF1844 domain-containing protein, giving the protein MGDEKEKGFRVIDKRRIGREDAPEEKSDVPPVGSRAAEGAKQAKDASQEPKKSEGPAEKTGGSGDYARETPPRYHEPDFTDIVKSFFMQALASLGMLEGEGMTPGEPNLEIARQYIDLLGVLERKTRGNLSEEEDSLIKEYLSQLRMVYVKVAQGVSNNP; this is encoded by the coding sequence ATGGGTGATGAGAAGGAGAAGGGGTTCAGGGTTATCGACAAGAGGAGAATCGGAAGAGAGGACGCACCGGAAGAAAAAAGCGATGTCCCTCCCGTGGGGTCCAGGGCAGCTGAGGGGGCCAAGCAGGCAAAAGACGCGAGTCAAGAGCCGAAAAAGAGCGAAGGGCCCGCCGAAAAAACGGGTGGGAGCGGAGATTACGCCCGGGAGACCCCCCCCCGATACCACGAACCCGATTTCACCGACATCGTGAAGTCTTTTTTTATGCAGGCACTGGCCTCACTGGGCATGCTCGAAGGTGAGGGGATGACACCCGGGGAGCCGAATCTGGAGATTGCCAGGCAATATATCGACCTTCTCGGGGTCCTGGAGCGTAAAACGAGGGGAAACCTGTCCGAGGAAGAAGATTCATTGATCAAAGAATACCTTTCCCAGCTGAGGATGGTTTACGTGAAGGTTGCGCAGGGCGTATCGAATAATCCATAG